A genomic stretch from Flavobacterium humidisoli includes:
- a CDS encoding gliding motility-associated C-terminal domain-containing protein — protein MSSFFKFILSFFFFLLATFTSVFAQCSTASFTVAKTNGTCFANGSISVNVPASVNCNGWRAELRKVSDGSVVVQSVPVLGGVVVFNSLQPDNYNVALTNGLSTILYSGNPVIITSSYVPVVITSSSKAPTCSKLGTLYSPDGTLTVNVANGIGPFRYDVISVLGSQSFLSQGATAADRTHTFLGMDAGETVSISVTDLGNGQSGCSYTVKQSQVIASNNATPLSFGGRSFNFIRDCSSGKCDEPILYVNLSNYTPAGLTTLKQPGNSTITIGGVSYDLSYDANNRVFYDSSISGRPKLVNGLDVKVSFNDGCNVITKTSKVAMNNNYLITGFATVPDLSSCSVRYQIQVLGYEDLDGNRNIYYCNKNSLVFERRISTNPDVWHVLDNTEVLPGGVYPADNPLNVTGELTSALANSNTLWTVASPGLYRITASDNCHTVTRLMSVTSTGNAFDGFSVSEGTSVIEGTSSIRIQQPNAAFQNPVSIKISRLDGQSSVVVNASQPGSLSASYNVDFPIVRSYNSVNGNITVISDLPIGDYIVEISDGCTVVNGLSKTFNIKLSKPTHYNPTFTVIDGCINSSNIDYNLNPSNIGFPVNVALYKKNASGGLGALVANSASSGTVNFFKGSFSNLSSGDYLIRFTNVQAIGGVQSYSACLKKSGPFEYLYPVTVKPYVAPSAKVSTVLCDSTGGIAIVTLSSGTVVYPLTISLYSNSNPATPLQGPFNILSPQNSYTFSNIPLGSYFARISDSCISFDQSFELTNVASLPSANASRSIVCPNSPISLNFIDGSASLYDVTWKDDKGNIVGSGSPISVSPAVTTVYTADFSLKPSLGCGNKDHYSSSVTVEVIPDPILTLKVSNIDLCDPNSNKSITIFNTQDSRFLYEILSSSGSSFIPRLIANGNGGDLVIDLPSSLILNKGDLFRVKVIGGDESCSGLLLNNVNVLKGTFPAGVVCPTFVSNKVSCFAEIPNKNKITKQEFLALGNGDGRLDFTTCGIIEISASNSTLPNSCSGSVTRTYTLNEYDDTNGNGIRDSNENVILNTVNCYENFQVEDKIAPVFVEALPTDVVVDCDAVPTAVTLTATDNCGTALVTYNEVKTVGRCTGFYILYRTWTATDECGNASTHTQIIYVGDNTKPVFVESLPSNVTVECSAIPIAVTLTATDNCGTATVAYNEVKTAGSCSGSYTLDRTWTATDECGNSTAHTQTITVQDTTKPVFVEALPADVTVECSAIPTAATLTATDNCGIATVAYNEVKRASSCPGRYVLERTWVATDQCGQFRDYTQTITVVDFTKPVFVESLPADVTVECTIPTAATLTATDNCGTATVGYNEVKTAGSCAGNYTLDRTWTATDECGNSTAHTQTITVQDTTKPVFVEALPADVTVECSAIPTAATLTATDNCGIATVAYNEVKRASSCPGRYVLERTWVATDQCGQFRDYTQTITVVDFTKPVFVESLPADVTVECTIPTAATLTATDNCGTATVGYNEVKTAGSCAGNYTLDRTWTATDECGNSTAHTQTITVQDTTKPVFVEALPSDVTVECSAIPTAATLTATDNCGIATVAYNEVKRAISCPGRYVLERTWVATDQCGQFRDYTQTITVEDFTKPVFVESLPADVTVECSAIPTAATLTATDNCGTATVGYNEVKTAGSCAGNYTLDRTWTATDECGNSTAHTQTITVQDTTKPVFVEALPSDVTVECSAIPTAATLTATDNCGTATVGYNEVKTAGSCAGNYTLDRTWTATDECGNSTAHTQTITVQDTTKPVFVESLPADATVECSAIPTAATLTATDNCGTATVGYNEVKTAGSCAGNYTLDRTWTATDECGNSTAHTQTITVQDTTKPVFVEALPSDATVECSAIPTAATLTATDNCGTATVGYNEVKTAGSCAGNYTLDRTWTATDECGNSTAHTQTITVQDTTKPVFVEALPSDATVECSAIPTAATLTATDNCGTATVGYNEVKTAGSCAGNYTLDRTWTATDECGNSTAHTQTITVQDTTKPVFVEALPSDVTVECSAIPTAATLTATDNCGTATVGYNEVKTAGSCAGNYTLDRTWTATDECGNSTAHTQTITVQDTTKPVFVESLPADVTVECSAIPTAATLTATDNCGTATVGYNEVKTAGSCAGNYTLDRTWTATDECGNSTAHTQTITVQDTTKPVFVEALPSDLTVECSAIPAAATLTATDSCGTATVAYNEVKTAGSCSGSYTLDRTWTATDECGNSTAHTQTITVQDTTKPVFVEALPSDATVECSAIPTAATLTATDNCGTATVGYNEVKTAGSCAGNYTLDRTWTATDECGNSTSHTQTITVQDTAKPVFVEALPSDVTVECSAIPTAATLTATDNCGTATVGYNEVKTAGSCAGNYTLDRTWTATDECGNSTAHTQTITVQDTAKPVILQTVGELDVVLKCADKEGLTKALKLIPTAIDNCSTNLNLHLLEDNTININGNCDYIRERKWNVSDDCGNVSSDFIQTITIENESLPVAPIILATDDYVDSIDGINGVRDVINVLSNDFIDSVSANAENVKIKVIIPDETGSISLNNDGSVDLNAGTPVGKYTLVYEICASESTSVCDQAILTVNVIAPKIVATNDNFVNDPIDSSKGAVLDVLSNDIINNGLANSSQLNLSIVYSDGLKGLVVDSSGKIIIPIGSPVGNYNLKYTICDVVNINNCSTATVSIVIKDPCDFSDISSSCDILVHNAFSPNSDGINDSFIIDRIEDYPDNKVEIYNRWGVLVFEISGYNNSSKVFVGLSQGRVTINRNELLPNGTYYYVIKYKNNSSSGTVKEKSGFLYISR, from the coding sequence ATGAGTAGTTTTTTTAAATTTATTTTAAGTTTCTTTTTTTTCTTATTAGCTACTTTTACAAGTGTATTTGCTCAATGTTCAACAGCTTCCTTTACAGTTGCAAAAACTAACGGAACTTGCTTTGCGAATGGATCTATTTCGGTTAATGTTCCAGCATCAGTAAATTGCAATGGTTGGCGTGCGGAATTGAGAAAAGTTTCCGATGGAAGTGTGGTGGTGCAATCAGTTCCAGTTTTAGGAGGTGTTGTTGTTTTTAATTCGTTGCAGCCAGATAATTATAATGTTGCTTTAACAAATGGTTTGTCAACTATTTTGTATTCTGGGAATCCTGTCATTATAACTTCTTCTTATGTTCCAGTTGTTATTACATCTAGTAGTAAAGCTCCAACTTGTAGTAAACTTGGAACTTTATATAGTCCTGATGGAACTCTTACTGTAAACGTAGCTAATGGTATTGGACCTTTTAGATATGACGTGATTTCTGTTTTAGGCTCTCAATCTTTTCTTTCACAAGGCGCTACAGCTGCAGATAGAACTCACACTTTTTTAGGAATGGATGCTGGCGAAACAGTCTCTATCTCTGTTACTGATTTGGGTAATGGTCAGTCTGGATGTTCATATACCGTGAAGCAATCTCAAGTGATTGCTTCTAATAATGCTACTCCATTGTCTTTTGGAGGTAGGTCTTTTAATTTTATAAGAGATTGTAGTTCTGGAAAATGTGATGAACCGATTTTGTATGTTAATTTGTCTAATTATACTCCGGCTGGTCTTACAACTTTGAAACAACCAGGTAATTCAACTATAACTATTGGTGGTGTTTCATATGATTTGAGCTATGATGCTAATAATAGGGTTTTTTACGATTCAAGTATTTCAGGTCGGCCTAAGTTGGTTAATGGCTTAGATGTAAAAGTTAGTTTTAATGACGGTTGTAATGTTATTACTAAAACTTCTAAAGTGGCAATGAATAATAATTATTTGATTACTGGATTTGCGACAGTTCCCGATTTGTCAAGTTGTTCTGTAAGGTATCAGATTCAGGTTTTGGGATATGAGGATTTGGATGGAAATAGAAATATTTATTATTGTAATAAGAATAGTCTGGTTTTTGAAAGAAGAATTTCAACAAATCCAGATGTTTGGCATGTTTTAGATAATACTGAAGTTTTGCCTGGAGGAGTTTATCCTGCTGATAACCCTTTGAATGTGACCGGCGAGCTTACTTCTGCGCTCGCCAATTCAAACACGTTATGGACTGTTGCTAGTCCGGGACTATATAGAATTACGGCTTCCGATAATTGTCATACAGTTACTAGGCTAATGAGTGTCACTTCTACTGGGAACGCTTTTGATGGATTTTCTGTCAGCGAAGGCACTTCTGTAATAGAGGGTACTTCGTCTATAAGAATTCAACAGCCAAACGCAGCTTTTCAGAACCCTGTGTCAATAAAAATTTCTCGTCTTGATGGTCAGTCAAGTGTTGTTGTTAATGCAAGTCAGCCTGGTTCGCTTTCTGCATCTTATAATGTTGATTTTCCAATTGTAAGATCATATAATTCTGTTAATGGTAATATTACGGTAATAAGTGATTTGCCTATCGGTGATTATATTGTCGAGATAAGTGATGGGTGTACGGTTGTTAATGGTTTGAGTAAGACATTTAATATAAAATTGAGTAAGCCTACTCATTATAATCCTACATTTACAGTTATTGACGGTTGCATTAATTCAAGTAATATAGATTATAATTTAAATCCGTCTAATATTGGTTTTCCTGTTAATGTAGCCTTGTATAAAAAAAATGCTTCAGGCGGTCTTGGCGCTTTGGTTGCAAATAGTGCTTCTTCTGGTACAGTTAATTTTTTTAAAGGTAGTTTCTCAAATTTGTCTTCTGGGGATTATTTGATAAGATTTACTAATGTTCAGGCCATCGGCGGTGTTCAATCTTATTCTGCTTGTTTGAAAAAATCAGGACCTTTTGAATACTTGTATCCTGTTACGGTAAAACCTTATGTAGCTCCTTCTGCTAAGGTTTCAACAGTGCTTTGTGATTCCACTGGAGGTATTGCTATAGTTACTTTATCTTCCGGTACTGTTGTCTATCCATTAACTATTAGTTTGTATAGTAATTCAAATCCTGCGACTCCTTTGCAAGGACCATTTAACATCCTTAGTCCTCAAAACTCTTATACATTTTCTAATATTCCTTTGGGAAGCTATTTTGCTAGAATTAGTGATAGCTGTATTTCTTTTGATCAATCTTTCGAATTGACGAATGTGGCTAGTCTTCCTAGTGCAAATGCATCTAGGTCTATAGTTTGTCCAAATAGTCCTATATCTTTAAATTTCATAGACGGTTCCGCAAGCTTATATGATGTTACATGGAAAGATGATAAGGGAAACATAGTCGGCAGTGGTTCGCCTATCTCTGTTAGTCCTGCGGTGACAACGGTATATACTGCTGATTTTTCCCTTAAGCCTAGTTTAGGTTGCGGAAATAAGGATCATTACAGTTCTAGTGTTACAGTTGAAGTAATTCCTGATCCAATTTTAACATTAAAAGTATCAAATATTGATTTATGCGATCCTAATTCTAATAAAAGCATTACTATATTTAATACTCAAGATAGCAGGTTTCTTTATGAAATTCTTTCTAGTTCTGGTAGCTCATTTATCCCTCGCTTAATTGCTAATGGGAATGGAGGAGATTTAGTTATTGATTTGCCTAGTTCATTAATTTTAAATAAAGGTGATTTATTTAGAGTGAAGGTTATTGGAGGAGATGAATCTTGTAGTGGGTTATTATTAAATAATGTAAATGTTTTAAAAGGCACTTTCCCTGCGGGTGTGGTTTGTCCGACTTTTGTTAGTAATAAAGTCAGCTGTTTTGCAGAAATTCCTAATAAAAATAAAATAACTAAGCAAGAATTTCTGGCTTTAGGTAATGGTGATGGTAGATTAGATTTTACAACTTGTGGTATTATTGAAATTTCAGCCAGTAATTCCACTCTTCCTAATAGTTGTTCGGGTTCTGTAACTAGAACATATACCTTGAATGAGTATGATGATACAAATGGAAATGGGATTCGTGATTCTAATGAAAATGTAATACTTAATACTGTTAATTGTTATGAAAATTTTCAAGTTGAAGATAAAATTGCTCCTGTTTTTGTAGAGGCATTACCGACTGATGTAGTTGTAGATTGTGATGCAGTTCCAACAGCAGTAACACTAACGGCTACGGATAATTGTGGTACAGCTCTAGTAACGTACAATGAAGTAAAAACAGTAGGACGTTGTACTGGTTTTTACATTTTATATAGAACCTGGACAGCGACCGATGAATGTGGAAATGCTTCCACGCATACCCAAATTATCTATGTAGGGGATAACACTAAACCTGTTTTTGTGGAGTCATTACCGAGTAATGTAACAGTAGAGTGTAGTGCTATTCCGATTGCAGTCACACTAACGGCTACGGATAATTGCGGTACTGCTACAGTGGCTTACAATGAAGTTAAAACAGCTGGAAGCTGTTCTGGTTCCTACACCCTTGACAGAACTTGGACGGCAACCGATGAGTGCGGAAATTCAACTGCGCATACCCAAACCATCACGGTTCAAGATACCACTAAACCTGTTTTTGTAGAGGCATTGCCTGCTGATGTAACAGTGGAGTGTAGTGCTATTCCAACAGCAGCGACACTAACGGCAACGGATAATTGTGGTATTGCTACAGTGGCTTATAATGAAGTAAAAAGAGCTAGTTCTTGTCCAGGTAGGTATGTACTAGAGAGAACATGGGTAGCAACGGATCAATGTGGGCAATTTAGGGATTATACCCAAACGATCACCGTTGTGGACTTCACCAAACCTGTTTTTGTAGAGTCATTACCTGCTGATGTAACAGTGGAGTGTACTATTCCAACAGCAGCGACACTAACGGCAACGGATAATTGCGGTACTGCTACAGTGGGTTACAATGAAGTTAAAACAGCGGGAAGCTGTGCGGGTAATTACACCTTGGATAGAACTTGGACAGCAACGGATGAGTGCGGAAATTCAACTGCGCATACCCAAACCATCACGGTTCAAGATACCACTAAACCTGTTTTTGTAGAGGCATTGCCTGCTGATGTAACAGTGGAGTGTAGTGCTATTCCAACAGCAGCGACACTAACGGCAACGGATAATTGTGGTATTGCTACAGTGGCTTATAATGAAGTAAAAAGAGCTAGTTCTTGTCCAGGTAGGTATGTACTAGAGAGAACATGGGTAGCAACGGATCAATGTGGGCAATTTAGGGATTATACCCAAACGATCACCGTTGTGGACTTCACCAAACCTGTTTTTGTAGAGTCATTACCTGCTGATGTAACAGTGGAGTGTACTATTCCAACAGCAGCGACACTAACGGCAACGGATAATTGCGGTACTGCTACAGTGGGTTACAATGAAGTTAAAACAGCGGGAAGCTGTGCGGGTAATTACACCTTGGATAGAACTTGGACGGCAACCGATGAGTGCGGAAATTCAACTGCGCATACCCAAACGATCACGGTTCAAGATACCACTAAACCTGTTTTTGTAGAGGCACTGCCTTCTGATGTAACAGTGGAGTGTAGTGCTATTCCAACAGCAGCGACACTAACGGCAACGGATAATTGTGGTATTGCTACAGTGGCTTATAATGAAGTAAAAAGAGCTATTTCTTGTCCAGGTAGGTATGTACTAGAGAGAACATGGGTAGCAACGGATCAATGTGGGCAATTTAGGGATTATACCCAAACGATCACCGTTGAGGACTTCACCAAACCTGTTTTTGTAGAGTCATTACCTGCTGATGTAACAGTGGAGTGTAGTGCTATTCCAACAGCAGCGACACTAACGGCAACGGATAATTGCGGTACTGCTACAGTGGGTTACAATGAAGTTAAAACAGCGGGAAGCTGTGCGGGTAATTACACCTTGGATAGAACTTGGACGGCAACCGATGAGTGCGGAAATTCAACTGCGCATACCCAAACGATCACGGTTCAAGATACCACTAAACCTGTTTTTGTAGAGGCACTGCCTTCTGATGTAACAGTGGAGTGTAGTGCTATTCCAACAGCAGCGACACTAACGGCTACGGATAATTGCGGTACTGCTACAGTGGGTTACAATGAAGTTAAAACAGCGGGAAGCTGTGCGGGTAATTACACCTTGGATAGAACTTGGACAGCAACGGATGAGTGCGGAAATTCAACTGCGCATACCCAAACGATCACGGTTCAAGATACGACCAAACCTGTTTTTGTAGAGTCATTACCTGCTGATGCAACAGTGGAGTGTAGTGCTATTCCAACAGCAGCGACACTAACGGCAACGGATAATTGCGGTACTGCTACAGTGGGTTACAATGAAGTTAAAACAGCGGGAAGCTGTGCGGGTAATTACACCTTGGATAGAACTTGGACAGCAACGGATGAGTGCGGAAATTCAACTGCGCATACCCAAACCATCACGGTTCAAGATACCACTAAACCTGTTTTTGTAGAGGCACTGCCTTCTGATGCAACAGTGGAGTGCAGCGCTATTCCAACAGCAGCGACACTAACGGCAACGGATAATTGCGGTACTGCTACAGTGGGTTACAATGAAGTTAAAACAGCGGGAAGCTGTGCGGGTAATTACACCTTGGATAGAACTTGGACAGCAACGGATGAGTGCGGAAATTCAACTGCGCATACCCAAACCATCACGGTTCAAGATACCACTAAACCTGTTTTTGTAGAGGCACTGCCTTCTGATGCAACAGTGGAGTGCAGCGCTATTCCAACAGCAGCGACACTAACGGCAACGGATAATTGCGGTACTGCTACAGTGGGTTACAATGAAGTTAAAACAGCGGGAAGCTGTGCGGGTAATTACACCTTGGATAGAACTTGGACAGCAACGGATGAGTGCGGAAATTCAACTGCGCATACCCAAACGATCACGGTTCAAGATACCACTAAACCTGTTTTTGTAGAGGCACTGCCTTCTGATGTAACAGTGGAGTGTAGTGCTATTCCAACAGCAGCGACACTAACGGCTACGGATAATTGCGGTACTGCTACAGTGGGTTACAATGAAGTTAAAACAGCGGGAAGCTGTGCGGGTAATTACACCTTGGATAGAACTTGGACAGCAACGGATGAGTGTGGAAATTCAACTGCGCATACCCAAACGATCACGGTTCAAGATACGACCAAACCTGTTTTTGTTGAGTCATTACCTGCTGATGTAACAGTGGAGTGCAGTGCTATTCCAACAGCAGCGACACTAACGGCAACGGATAATTGCGGTACTGCTACAGTGGGTTACAATGAAGTTAAAACAGCGGGAAGCTGTGCGGGTAATTACACCTTGGATAGAACTTGGACGGCAACCGATGAGTGTGGAAATTCAACTGCGCATACCCAAACGATCACGGTTCAAGATACCACTAAACCTGTTTTTGTAGAGGCATTGCCTTCTGATCTAACAGTGGAGTGCAGCGCTATTCCAGCAGCAGCGACACTGACGGCAACGGACAGCTGCGGTACAGCCACAGTGGCTTACAATGAAGTTAAAACAGCTGGAAGCTGTTCTGGTTCCTACACCCTTGACAGAACTTGGACGGCAACCGATGAGTGCGGAAATTCAACTGCGCATACCCAAACGATCACGGTTCAAGATACCACTAAACCTGTTTTTGTAGAGGCACTGCCTTCTGATGCAACAGTGGAGTGTAGTGCTATTCCAACAGCAGCGACACTAACGGCAACGGATAATTGCGGTACTGCTACAGTGGGTTACAATGAAGTTAAAACAGCGGGAAGCTGTGCGGGTAATTACACCTTGGATAGAACTTGGACAGCAACGGATGAGTGCGGAAATTCAACTTCTCATACCCAAACGATCACGGTTCAAGATACGGCCAAACCTGTTTTTGTAGAGGCACTGCCTTCTGATGTAACAGTGGAGTGTAGTGCTATTCCAACAGCAGCGACACTAACGGCAACGGATAATTGCGGTACTGCTACAGTGGGTTACAATGAAGTTAAAACAGCGGGAAGCTGTGCGGGTAATTACACCTTGGATAGAACTTGGACAGCAACGGATGAGTGCGGAAATTCAACTGCGCATACCCAAACCATCACGGTTCAAGATACGGCCAAACCTGTCATATTGCAAACTGTAGGTGAGTTAGATGTGGTATTAAAATGTGCTGATAAAGAAGGTCTTACAAAAGCATTAAAATTAATTCCTACTGCAATTGATAATTGTTCTACAAACTTAAATTTACATTTATTAGAGGACAATACAATAAATATTAATGGTAATTGTGATTATATAAGGGAACGTAAATGGAATGTAAGTGATGATTGTGGTAACGTAAGTTCAGATTTTATTCAAACAATTACAATTGAAAATGAATCATTGCCTGTCGCACCAATTATTCTTGCTACTGATGATTATGTTGATTCTATTGATGGCATTAATGGTGTTAGAGATGTTATCAATGTTCTAAGTAATGACTTTATTGACTCGGTTAGTGCTAATGCAGAAAATGTAAAAATTAAAGTGATTATACCCGATGAAACTGGAAGTATTTCATTAAATAACGATGGTTCTGTAGATTTAAATGCTGGAACTCCAGTCGGCAAGTATACATTGGTATATGAAATATGCGCATCAGAGTCTACATCAGTTTGTGATCAAGCTATTTTAACGGTTAATGTTATTGCTCCGAAAATTGTGGCAACTAATGATAATTTCGTTAATGATCCTATTGATTCATCAAAGGGAGCTGTTTTGGATGTTTTATCGAATGATATAATTAATAATGGATTAGCTAATAGTTCACAACTAAACTTATCTATTGTGTATTCTGATGGATTGAAGGGGCTTGTAGTTGATTCGTCGGGTAAAATTATTATTCCAATAGGTAGTCCTGTAGGAAATTATAATTTGAAGTATACTATCTGTGATGTTGTAAATATAAACAACTGTTCGACGGCTACAGTTTCTATTGTAATTAAAGACCCATGTGATTTTAGTGATATTTCTTCTTCATGTGATATTTTAGTTCATAACGCCTTTTCACCTAATAGTGATGGTATCAATGATTCTTTTATAATTGATAGAATAGAAGATTATCCAGATAATAAGGTTGAAATTTATAATCGTTGGGGAGTGTTAGTTTTTGAAATTTCCGGTTATAACAATAGCTCAAAAGTTTTTGTAGGATTATCTCAAGGGCGTGTAACTATTAATAGAAATGAATTACTGCCAAATGGAACGTACTATTATGTTATTAAATACAAAAATAATAGTAGCAGTGGAACTGTCAAAGAGAAATCAGGATTCTTATATATATCAAGATAA
- a CDS encoding type IX secretion system membrane protein PorP/SprF, whose translation MKTKIFSVIAIIVSLVTYSQQDSQFTQYMYNTININPAYAGSRGVMSVLALYRSQWVGLDGAPKTNCFSVNSPINYSNLGVGISVINDKIGPSNESSISGDLSYTISTSLDSKLSFGVKATANIFNLDVSKLNPADQSDPQFQNLDNVFSPNIGAGVYYHSDNLYLGLSVPNFIENNHYNTNDIAIYKERINYYFIGGYIYDLSSSLKFKPAFLAKFVQGAPLQIDLSGNFMFLEKFVFGLSYRWSASLSGMAGFQIKDNVYIGYGYDLDTTNLANYNSGSHEIFLRYEIFQRTSKVISPRFF comes from the coding sequence ATGAAAACAAAAATATTCTCTGTTATAGCGATAATAGTATCACTTGTTACGTATAGTCAACAAGATTCACAATTTACTCAGTATATGTATAATACTATTAATATTAATCCGGCATATGCTGGTAGTCGAGGAGTAATGAGTGTTTTGGCGCTGTATCGCTCTCAGTGGGTAGGGCTAGATGGCGCTCCTAAGACCAATTGTTTTTCAGTAAATTCCCCAATAAATTATAGTAATTTAGGTGTTGGTATTTCGGTTATAAATGATAAAATTGGCCCTTCTAATGAAAGTAGCATCTCTGGCGATTTATCTTATACTATATCCACTTCATTAGATTCTAAACTTTCGTTTGGTGTTAAGGCAACTGCAAATATATTTAATTTGGATGTAAGTAAGCTTAATCCTGCAGATCAGTCGGATCCCCAATTCCAAAATTTAGATAATGTTTTTTCCCCAAATATTGGGGCTGGAGTTTATTATCATTCAGATAATTTATATTTAGGATTATCTGTGCCAAATTTTATAGAAAATAATCACTATAATACAAATGATATCGCAATTTATAAGGAAAGGATTAATTATTATTTTATTGGAGGTTATATATACGATTTGTCTAGTAGTCTTAAATTTAAGCCTGCCTTTTTGGCTAAATTCGTGCAGGGTGCCCCCTTACAGATTGATTTATCGGGTAACTTTATGTTTCTTGAAAAGTTTGTATTTGGACTGTCATATCGTTGGAGTGCTTCCTTGAGCGGTATGGCAGGTTTTCAAATCAAAGACAATGTATATATAGGATATGGTTATGATTTGGATACAACAAATTTAGCAAACTATAATTCAGGTTCACATGAAATATTTTTGCGGTATGAAATCTTTCAGCGTACAAGTAAAGTTATATCACCAAGATTTTTTTAA